The Watersipora subatra chromosome 1, tzWatSuba1.1, whole genome shotgun sequence genome has a window encoding:
- the LOC137397445 gene encoding DNA-directed RNA polymerase III subunit RPC10-like, translating into MLSYCPTCANILKVEETSGSVNLVCSACPYVHRVKRKVSRRTYPKLKEVDDVLGGSEAWKNVDSTEETCPKCSHSRAYFMQIQTRSADEPMTTFYKCCSPQCGHRWRE; encoded by the exons ATGCTTTCTTATTGTCCCACGTGCGCTAATATTTTGAAAGTTGAAGAAACGAGCGGATCAGTAAATTTAGTTTGCAGTGCATGTCCTTATGTGCACAGGGTTAAGAGAAAG GTTTCGCGGAGGACCTACCCTAAATTGAAGGAAGTGGATGATGTGCTCGGTGGATCTGAAGCCTGGAAAAATGTGGACTCTACAGAAG AAACGTGCCCAAAATGTAGTCATAGCCGTGCGTACTTcatgcaaatacaaacaagGTCAGCTGATGAACCAATGACAACATTCTACAAATGCTGCAGTCCCCAGTGTGGGCATAGGTGGAGAGAGTGA